In Erigeron canadensis isolate Cc75 chromosome 6, C_canadensis_v1, whole genome shotgun sequence, the following are encoded in one genomic region:
- the LOC122604399 gene encoding GTPase LSG1-2 codes for MGKNDKSGLGRALVKHHNHMIQESKEKGQLYYKQHKKVLESVTDVADIDAVIQQADEAVRLFSADNPTAATSLIDLESGSSMPEMTPEERREHQKQEEALHASSLSVPRRPPWNAKMSVEELDANERRAFLIWRRNLARLEENDSLVLTPFEKNLDIWRQLWRVVERSDLLVMVVDARDPLFYRCPDLEAYAREIDEHKQTLLLINKADLLPYSVRLKWAEYFRLHGILYLFWSAKAATAELEGKKIASLDEIVNDDTKIHGREELLSRLQSEAENIVLRRTNSRSSHMDHQEKSADHVTVGFVGYPNVGKSSTINALVGAKRTGVTSTPGKTKHFQTLIITEKLTLCDCPGLVFPSFTSSRYEMIASGVLPIHRMTEHREAVQVVADRVPRNVIEGVYNIKLPKPKPYEPQNRPPSASELLRSYCASRGYVASSGLPDETKAARFILKDYIDGKLPHYEMPPGTSDVEANLRDALSDDSESDESNSVVETTEEQGGVRLDDVMDDLKSFDLANGLGPSKGVPGARIKVASTASYKQHKKPQRKKDRAWRVKDDGSDGMPVVRVYQKPANTGPVTAI; via the exons atggggaaaaatgataaatcaggGTTGGGAAGAGCTTTAGTAAAACATCACAACCATATGAtacaagaatcaaaagaaaaaggtcAGCTTTATTATAAACAACACAAAAAAGTCCTCGAATCCGTTACTGATGTCGCCGATATTGACGCCGTTATCCAACAAGCCGACGAGGCTGTCCGTCTCTTCTCTGCCGACAACCCCACCGCCGCCACTTCCCTTATTGATTT AGAGTCGGGTTCTAGCATGCCTGAAATGACTCCGGAGGAAAGGCGAGAGCATCAAAAGCAAGAAGAAGCCCTACATGCTAGCAGTCTTAGTGTTCCACGGAG ACCACCATGGAATGCCAAAATGTCGGTTGAAGAGCTCGATGCGAATGAAAGGCGTGCTTTTTTAATATGGCGGCGTAATCTtgcaag GCTTGAGGAGAATGATAGTCTTGTTCTGACACCATTTGAGAAGAATCTGGATATTTGGAGGCAGCTTTGGAGGGTTGTTGAACGTAGTGATCTG CTTGTCATGGTTGTTGATGCACGAGATCCGCTGTTCTATCGGTGTCCAGATCTTGAG GCATATGCAAGAGAAATAGATGAGCATAAACAGACGTTACTTCTGATTAACAAGGCAGATCTTTTACCATATTCTGTAAG ACTTAAATGGGCTGAATACTTCCGACTTCATGGTATTCTCTACTTGTTTTGGTCTGCCAAGGCTGCAACAGCGGAATTGGAAGGGAAAAAAATCGCTTCTTTGGACGAAATTGTTAATGATGATACGAAAATACATGGGAGGGAAGAGCTATTATCTCGTTTACAATCAGAAGCAGAGAATATAGTCCTAAGGAGAACCAACTCACGGTCTAGTCATATGGATCATCAAGAAAAATCAGCTGATCATGTAACCGTGGGATTTGTTGGGTACCCTAATGTCGGAAAAAGTTCAACAATCAATGCTTTAGTTGGTGCAAAACGGACGGGTGTAACCTCTACTCCTGGAAAAACCAAGCATTTTCAGACACTTATAATTACCGAAAAGCTTACTCTCTGTGATTGTCCTGGATTAGTGTTTCCTTCTTTCACAAGCTCGAGATATGAAATGATTGCATCTGGGGTTTTACCAATTCACCGAATGACCGAGCACCGGGAAGCAGTACAAGTGGTAGCAGATCGGGTACCTCGAAATGTCATTGAGGGTGTCTATAACATCAAACTACCGAAACCAAAGCCATATGAGCCGCAGAACCGTCCTCCTTCGGCATCAGAACTTTTGAGGTCATATTGTGCGTCCCGTGGCTATGTTGCCTCAAGTGGACTGCCTGATGAGACAAAAGCTGCACGTTTTATCTTGAAGGATTATATAGACGGAAAACTGCCTCATTATGAGATGCCACCTGGCACGTCAGATGTAGAAGCTAATTTGAGAGATGCGCTATCTGACGATAGTGAAAGTGATGAATCAAATTCCGTTGTTGAAACTACTGAAGAGCAAGGCGGGGTGAGGCTAGATGATGTCATGGATGACCTCAAATCTTTTGACTTGGCAAATGGTTTAGGTCCAAGTAAAGGGGTTCCTGGTGCTAGGATAAAAGTTGCTTCCACTGCATCTTATAAACAACACAAAAAGCCTCAAAGGAAGAAGGACCGAGCATGGAGAGTCAAGGATGATGGGAGTGACGGGATGCCGGTGGTAAGGGTGTATCAGAAACCGGCCAACACAGGACCTGTCACGGCTATTTAA
- the LOC122603921 gene encoding outer envelope protein 39, chloroplastic, with amino-acid sequence MGAQKSVHAGRAKIDVNVDFTHRLCAAMMVHSFRNSGSSSPLSLIVGSLCIKHPNLFGKSEKLDVLWDKGISDSNILIAYRKPRPEWLAQHSFVIQHSISPEVGIHGVPVDNFSQTGSGGVNLCRFSAGLELDEPGSSNWSSKTSIKFEHVRPVNDDGRSICRDLHGFPVTSSGSCDDSMVVLKQESRFAKANDHSFTRFNLQIEQGIPLMSKWLIFNRFKFNASKGVKVGPGFLLASLTGGSIVGDIAPYQAFSIGGLGSVRGYGEGAVGSGRSCLVANTELTFPLNEMLDTAFFCDCGTDLGSGRYVPGNPGLRHGKPGAGVGAGYGIRVKFPVGQFHVDYALNAFQQKTIYFGFNNVAS; translated from the exons ATGGGAGCTCAGAAGAGCGTCCATGCCGGCAGAG CAAAGATAGATGTCAATGTTGATTTCACACACAGACTGTGTGCTGCTATGATGGTTCATTCTTTCAG AAATTCTGGCTCCAGCAGTCCACTTTCACTGATTGTTGGAAG TCTTTGCATAAAACATCCGAATTTATTTGGAAAAAGTGAGAAACTCGATGTACTGTGGGATAAAGGGATTTCAGATTCCAATATATTGATTGCGTATAGGAAGCCTAGGCCAGAATGGCTTGCTCAACATTCGTTTGTCATTCAG CACTCAATTTCGCCTGAGGTTGGGATACATGGTGTGCCTGTTGACAACTTCTCCCAAACAGGGAGTGGAGGTGTGAATCTATGCCGATTCTCTGCTGGCCTAGAGCTAGATGAGCCTGGAAGTTCCAATTGGAGCAGTAAAACTAGTATAAAGTTTGAG CATGTCCGTCCTGTGAATGATGATGGTCGCTCAATTTGTAGAGATCTTCATGGATTTCCAGTGACTTCAAG TGGAAGTTGTGATGATAGTATGGTAGTCCTGAAACAAGAATCCAGATTCGCCAAGGCCAATGATCATAGTTTCACTcgg TTTAACCTACAAATAGAACAAGGGATTCCGCTCATGTCAAAGTGGCTAATCTTCAACCGTTTCAAGTTTAATGCATCTAAGGGCGTTAAAGTTGGCCCTGGCTTTCTCTTGGCAAG CCTTACAGGCGGTTCTATTGTTGGTGATATTGCTCCTTACCAAGCATTTTCTATCGGGGGACTTGGTAGTGTGCGGGGCTATGGTGAGGGAGCAGTTGGATCCGGCAGATCTTGCTTGGTTGCCAACACCGAACTCACATTCCCATTG AATGAGATGCTTGACACTGCATTCTTCTGTGATTGTGGAACTGATTTGGGCTCTGGTCGCTATGTTCCCG GCAATCCGGGCTTGAGACATGGAAAACCAGGAGCCGGAGTTGGTGCTGGATATGGAATTCGGGT